From Vagococcus jeotgali, one genomic window encodes:
- the eno gene encoding phosphopyruvate hydratase has product MSIITDIYAREVLDSRGNPTIEVEVYTESGAFGRGMVPSGASTGEHEAVELRDGDKSRYLGKGVLKAVDNVNNVIAEELIGYDVRDQMAIDRRMIELDGTPNKGKLGANAILGVSIACARAAADYLEIPLYHYLGGFNTKVLPTPMMNIVNGGSHSDAPIAFQEFMILPVGAPTFKEALRWGAEVFHSLAKILKSRGLETSVGDEGGFAPRFTGTEDGVETILEAIAAAGFVPGKDIMLGFDCASSEFYEDGIYNYAKFEGANGAKRTSSEQVDYLEELVNKYPIISIEDGMDENDWAGWKELTARLGEKVQLVGDDLFVTNTEILSRGIEEDSANSILIKVNQIGTLTETFEAIEMAKEAGFTAVISHRSGETEDSTISDIAVATNAGQIKTGSLSRTDRIAKYNQLLRIEDQLGDVAEYKGLDAFYNLKNK; this is encoded by the coding sequence ATGTCAATTATTACAGATATTTATGCTCGCGAAGTCTTAGACTCACGTGGTAACCCAACAATCGAAGTAGAAGTTTACACAGAAAGCGGTGCTTTTGGTCGCGGTATGGTTCCTTCAGGAGCTTCAACTGGTGAACACGAAGCCGTTGAATTACGTGACGGAGACAAATCTCGTTATTTAGGTAAAGGTGTTTTAAAAGCTGTTGATAATGTAAACAACGTTATCGCTGAAGAATTAATCGGATATGACGTAAGAGACCAAATGGCTATTGACCGTCGTATGATCGAATTAGATGGTACACCAAACAAAGGTAAATTAGGAGCTAACGCTATTTTAGGTGTGTCTATTGCTTGTGCTCGTGCAGCAGCTGACTACTTAGAAATTCCTTTATACCACTACTTAGGAGGATTTAATACTAAAGTATTACCTACTCCAATGATGAACATCGTAAACGGTGGTTCTCATTCTGACGCACCTATTGCGTTCCAAGAATTTATGATTTTACCAGTAGGAGCACCTACATTTAAAGAAGCTCTACGTTGGGGTGCTGAAGTATTCCATTCATTAGCTAAAATCTTAAAATCTCGTGGATTAGAAACTTCTGTTGGTGATGAAGGTGGATTCGCTCCTCGTTTCACTGGAACTGAAGACGGTGTTGAAACAATCTTAGAAGCTATCGCAGCTGCTGGATTTGTACCTGGAAAAGACATCATGTTAGGATTTGACTGTGCATCAAGTGAATTCTACGAAGATGGTATCTACAACTATGCTAAATTTGAAGGTGCTAATGGCGCTAAACGTACTTCTTCTGAACAAGTAGATTACTTAGAAGAATTAGTAAACAAATACCCAATCATCTCAATTGAAGATGGTATGGACGAAAATGACTGGGCTGGTTGGAAAGAATTAACTGCTCGTTTAGGCGAAAAAGTTCAATTAGTTGGTGACGATTTATTCGTAACAAACACTGAAATCTTATCTCGTGGTATCGAAGAAGATTCAGCTAACTCAATCTTAATCAAAGTTAACCAAATTGGTACATTAACAGAAACATTTGAAGCAATCGAAATGGCTAAAGAAGCTGGCTTTACTGCAGTTATCTCTCACCGTTCTGGTGAAACAGAAGATTCTACAATCTCTGACATCGCTGTTGCAACAAATGCTGGACAAATCAAAACTGGTTCTCTATCACGTACTGACCGTATTGCTAAATACAACCAATTATTACGTATCGAAGACCAATTAGGTGACGTAGCTGAGTACAAAGGTTTAGATGCTTTCTACAACTTAAAAAACAAATAA
- the gpmI gene encoding 2,3-bisphosphoglycerate-independent phosphoglycerate mutase, with protein sequence MSKAPVAIIILDGYGQRDEVVGNAVKQANTPNFDRYWNHYAHSTLKASGLDVGLPDGQMGNSEVGHTNIGAGRIVYQSLTRIDKAIEDAEFEKNEALNHAIDHALENDSALHLFGLLSDGGVHSHLNHLYALLKMAKERGVKETYIHAFLDGRDVAPTSAYGYMEDLLKVMKELNYGKVATVSGRFYAMDRDKRWERVSKAYEAIVDGIGVKATNPLEAVKESYDNGVNDEFLIPVVIEEDGKPVGSVKDNDSVIFFNFRPDRAIQLSNAFTDKEWEHFERKTHPENVKFVTMTLYNPSIVAEVAFPPVTMKNGIGEVLSDAGLKQLRIAETEKYPHVTFFMNGGRNEEYEGESRILINSPKVETYDLQPEMSAYEVTDALLADIKADKHDAIILNFANPDMVGHSGILEAAIKAIEAVDICLGKVVDAIIEKGGAAIIFADHGNSETMSTPEGNPHTAHTTVPVPVIITKDNITIRDGGRLADVAPTMLDLLDIEKPKEMTGESLIK encoded by the coding sequence ATGAGTAAAGCACCAGTAGCAATTATAATCTTAGATGGTTATGGTCAACGTGATGAAGTAGTGGGAAATGCTGTTAAACAAGCAAACACACCAAACTTTGATCGTTACTGGAACCACTATGCACATAGTACATTGAAAGCATCAGGACTAGACGTAGGTCTTCCTGATGGCCAAATGGGTAACTCTGAAGTAGGCCACACAAACATCGGTGCTGGACGCATTGTTTATCAAAGTTTGACACGTATTGATAAAGCGATTGAAGATGCTGAATTTGAAAAAAATGAAGCTCTAAATCATGCGATTGATCATGCTCTTGAAAATGATTCAGCTCTACATTTATTTGGTCTTTTATCTGATGGTGGGGTGCATTCTCACTTAAACCATTTATATGCCTTACTTAAAATGGCTAAAGAAAGAGGCGTTAAAGAAACTTACATTCATGCCTTCTTAGATGGTCGTGACGTTGCGCCAACGTCTGCTTATGGTTATATGGAAGACTTATTAAAGGTGATGAAAGAGTTAAACTACGGTAAGGTAGCAACTGTTTCAGGTCGTTTTTATGCTATGGACCGTGACAAACGCTGGGAACGTGTGTCTAAAGCATACGAAGCGATTGTTGATGGTATCGGTGTGAAAGCAACTAACCCACTTGAAGCCGTTAAAGAGTCTTATGATAACGGAGTTAATGATGAATTTTTAATTCCAGTTGTGATTGAAGAGGACGGAAAACCAGTTGGATCAGTTAAAGATAATGATTCAGTGATCTTCTTTAACTTCAGACCAGACCGTGCGATTCAATTATCTAATGCTTTTACAGATAAAGAATGGGAACATTTTGAGCGTAAAACTCATCCAGAGAATGTAAAATTTGTGACAATGACTTTATACAACCCAAGCATTGTAGCAGAAGTGGCTTTCCCACCGGTTACTATGAAAAATGGTATTGGTGAAGTCTTATCTGATGCTGGCTTAAAACAATTAAGAATTGCTGAAACTGAAAAATACCCTCACGTTACTTTCTTTATGAATGGTGGACGTAATGAGGAGTATGAAGGGGAGAGCCGTATCTTAATCAACTCACCAAAAGTTGAAACTTATGACCTGCAACCAGAGATGAGTGCTTATGAAGTCACAGATGCCTTATTAGCTGATATTAAGGCTGATAAGCATGACGCGATTATCTTAAACTTTGCTAATCCTGATATGGTTGGTCATTCAGGTATTTTAGAAGCAGCGATTAAAGCGATTGAAGCTGTAGATATTTGCTTAGGTAAAGTCGTGGATGCGATTATTGAAAAAGGTGGGGCTGCGATTATTTTTGCCGATCATGGTAACTCTGAGACAATGAGTACACCAGAAGGTAACCCGCATACAGCTCACACAACTGTTCCAGTTCCAGTAATTATCACAAAAGATAATATTACCATTCGTGATGGTGGACGTTTAGCAGATGTGGCACCAACAATGTTAGACTTATTAGATATTGAGAAACCAAAAGAGATGACTGGTGAATCACTAATTAAGTAG
- the tpiA gene encoding triose-phosphate isomerase: MRKPIIAGNWKMNKTAKEARDFAEAVKNNIPSNDKVDAVIGSPALFLSDLMTISEGSDLKVAAQNCYFEESGAFTGEISPAALADLGVQYVIIGHSERREYFHETDEDINKKAKAIIKYDMTPILCCGESLETYEAGETAEWIKAQITAGLAGLTPEQVSEMVIAYEPIWAIGTGKSADANIADEICGVVRQTVADLYSDEVAQKVRIQYGGSVKPENIAEYMAKENVDGALVGGASLQADSFLALLEALN; encoded by the coding sequence ATGCGTAAACCAATTATTGCTGGAAACTGGAAAATGAACAAAACTGCTAAGGAAGCACGTGACTTTGCTGAAGCAGTAAAAAACAATATCCCAAGTAACGATAAAGTAGATGCTGTTATCGGTTCACCTGCTTTATTCTTATCAGACTTAATGACAATCTCAGAAGGTAGTGATTTAAAAGTTGCTGCTCAAAACTGTTACTTTGAAGAAAGTGGTGCCTTTACAGGTGAAATCTCACCAGCAGCTCTTGCTGATTTAGGTGTTCAATATGTGATTATTGGTCACTCTGAGCGTCGTGAGTATTTCCATGAAACAGATGAAGACATTAACAAAAAAGCAAAAGCTATCATTAAATATGACATGACACCAATCCTATGTTGTGGTGAGTCTTTAGAAACTTATGAAGCAGGGGAAACTGCTGAGTGGATTAAAGCTCAAATTACAGCTGGACTTGCTGGTCTTACTCCAGAGCAAGTATCAGAAATGGTCATTGCTTATGAACCAATCTGGGCTATTGGAACTGGTAAATCAGCTGATGCTAATATTGCAGACGAAATCTGTGGTGTGGTGCGTCAAACTGTTGCTGATCTTTACTCTGATGAGGTGGCACAAAAAGTTCGTATTCAGTACGGTGGTTCAGTGAAACCTGAAAATATCGCTGAATATATGGCTAAAGAAAACGTTGATGGTGCTTTAGTAGGTGGAGCAAGCTTACAAGCTGATTCATTCTTAGCATTATTGGAGGCTTTAAACTAA
- a CDS encoding phosphoglycerate kinase, producing the protein MAKKTVEDLDLKGKKVLVRVDFNVPIKDDVITNDNRIVAAIPTIDYITAEGGKAILFSHLGRVKTEEDKAGKSLKPVAERLSELLGKPVTFVPETRGKELEEAIANMKDGDVLVVENTRFEDIDGKKESKNDPELGKYWASLGDVFVNDAFGTAHRAHASNVGIASNLPTAVGYLMEKEIKFIGGVVENPQRPFVAILGGAKVSDKIGVIENLIDKADKILIGGGMTYTFQAAQGRKVGMSICEKDKLDLARELLEKAGDKLILPVDTVCAPDFDNDAPTTILTGDIPDDLEGLDIGPETIKLFTEELQGAKTVIWNGPMGVFELPTFAKGTIGVCEAIANLKDATTIIGGGDSAAAAIQLGFADEFTHISTGGGASLEYLEGKVLPGVESISDK; encoded by the coding sequence ATGGCAAAAAAAACTGTTGAAGATTTAGACTTAAAAGGTAAAAAGGTATTAGTACGTGTTGACTTTAATGTACCAATTAAAGATGATGTCATTACAAATGACAACCGTATTGTTGCTGCTATACCAACTATTGACTACATTACTGCTGAGGGTGGAAAAGCGATTCTTTTCTCTCATTTAGGTCGTGTTAAAACTGAAGAAGATAAAGCAGGAAAATCATTAAAACCAGTTGCAGAGCGTTTATCAGAATTATTAGGTAAACCAGTGACGTTTGTACCAGAAACTCGTGGTAAAGAATTAGAAGAAGCGATTGCTAACATGAAAGATGGCGATGTATTAGTAGTAGAAAACACTCGTTTTGAAGATATTGATGGCAAAAAAGAAAGCAAAAATGATCCTGAATTAGGTAAATACTGGGCATCTTTAGGTGATGTATTTGTCAATGATGCATTTGGTACAGCACATAGAGCTCATGCTTCAAACGTTGGTATTGCGTCAAACTTACCAACTGCTGTTGGTTACTTAATGGAAAAAGAAATCAAATTTATCGGTGGTGTTGTTGAAAACCCACAACGTCCATTTGTTGCTATCTTAGGTGGAGCTAAAGTATCTGATAAAATTGGTGTCATTGAAAACTTAATCGACAAAGCTGATAAAATCTTAATCGGTGGGGGAATGACGTATACATTCCAAGCAGCTCAAGGTCGCAAAGTGGGTATGTCAATTTGTGAGAAAGATAAATTAGATCTAGCTCGTGAATTATTAGAAAAAGCAGGAGACAAATTAATCTTACCAGTCGATACTGTGTGTGCTCCTGATTTTGATAACGATGCCCCAACAACTATTTTAACAGGTGACATTCCTGATGATTTAGAAGGACTTGACATTGGACCTGAAACTATCAAGTTGTTTACTGAAGAATTACAAGGTGCTAAAACTGTCATTTGGAATGGACCAATGGGAGTATTTGAATTACCAACATTTGCTAAAGGAACAATTGGTGTTTGTGAAGCCATTGCTAACTTAAAAGATGCCACAACAATTATCGGTGGTGGGGATTCAGCTGCAGCTGCGATTCAATTAGGATTTGCTGATGAATTTACTCACATTTCAACTGGTGGGGGCGCTTCTTTAGAATATTTAGAAGGTAAAGTCTTACCAGGTGTTGAATCAATTTCTGATAAATAA
- the gap gene encoding type I glyceraldehyde-3-phosphate dehydrogenase has product MTVKVAINGFGRIGRLAFRRIQEVEGLEVVAINDLTEADMLAHLLKYDTTQGRFNGEVEVHDGFFRVNGKDVKIFANANPVELPWGDLGVDIVLECTGFFTSKEKAELHLQAGAKRVVISAPGGNDVPTIVYNVNQDILTGKETVISGASCTTNCLAPMADVLNKQFGIVEGLMTTIHAYTGDQNTLDAPHRGGDFRRARAAAANIVPNTTGAAKAIGLVIPELKGKLDGAAQRVPVPTGSLTELVTVLDKEVTAEEVNAAMAKAANESYGYTEDPIVSSDIIGTTYGSLFDATQTKVLTVGDKQLVKTVAWYDNEMSYTAQLVRTLAYFAELV; this is encoded by the coding sequence ATGACAGTTAAAGTAGCAATCAATGGTTTTGGACGTATCGGACGTTTAGCATTCCGTCGTATTCAAGAGGTAGAAGGATTAGAAGTAGTAGCAATCAACGACTTAACAGAAGCTGATATGCTAGCTCATTTATTAAAATATGATACAACTCAAGGACGTTTCAACGGTGAAGTTGAAGTTCATGATGGATTTTTCAGAGTTAACGGAAAAGACGTAAAAATCTTTGCTAACGCTAACCCAGTTGAATTACCATGGGGAGACCTAGGCGTTGATATCGTTTTAGAGTGTACTGGATTCTTCACTTCTAAAGAAAAAGCTGAATTACATTTACAAGCTGGTGCAAAACGCGTTGTTATTTCTGCTCCTGGTGGAAACGACGTTCCAACTATCGTTTACAATGTTAACCAAGATATCTTAACAGGTAAAGAAACTGTAATCTCAGGTGCTTCATGTACAACAAACTGTTTAGCTCCAATGGCTGATGTTTTAAATAAACAATTTGGTATTGTTGAAGGTTTAATGACAACAATTCACGCTTACACTGGTGACCAAAATACTTTAGATGCTCCACACAGAGGTGGCGATTTCCGTCGTGCTCGTGCTGCTGCAGCTAACATTGTCCCTAACACAACAGGTGCTGCTAAAGCTATTGGTTTAGTAATCCCTGAATTAAAAGGTAAATTAGATGGTGCTGCTCAACGTGTTCCAGTTCCAACTGGATCATTAACTGAATTAGTAACTGTTTTAGACAAAGAAGTAACAGCTGAAGAAGTTAACGCTGCAATGGCAAAAGCTGCTAACGAATCATATGGTTATACTGAAGACCCAATCGTATCTTCTGATATTATTGGTACTACTTACGGATCATTATTTGATGCAACACAAACTAAAGTATTAACAGTTGGTGACAAACAATTAGTTAAAACTGTTGCTTGGTATGATAACGAAATGTCATACACTGCACAATTAGTTCGTACTTTAGCTTACTTTGCAGAATTAGTTTAA
- a CDS encoding sugar-binding transcriptional regulator, whose translation MNDFNLIEQIAPDMMQLIEERFRILRHIYWLQPVGRRTLAAKMNLTERNLRTETDFLKQNDIINVSKSGMTLTDKGLSIYKGLETFMAEQTGNRVLERELANVLGIERCLITPGDSDNEPKLIENFGELVSDCLATQVPDGDNIVAVMGGTTMATVARNMHHIETSTKHYTFVPARGGIGEKIDIQANSISEKMAEKTGGDFKVLYVPEQVSPETYDNLLLEPAIQRVLMLISKSNVLIHSIGEARHMAKRRNMSVDDLTMLSEKKAVAESFGYFFDKDGEVVYKIPRIGLQMKDLRQIPYVIAVAGGATKAPVIQAYIKNAPKQTWLVTDEGAANQILKGVTL comes from the coding sequence ATGAATGATTTTAATCTAATAGAACAGATTGCTCCTGACATGATGCAACTAATAGAAGAGAGGTTTCGTATTTTGAGACATATCTACTGGCTACAACCAGTAGGCAGGCGAACATTAGCAGCTAAAATGAATCTCACTGAGAGAAATCTTCGGACTGAAACAGATTTTTTGAAACAAAATGATATTATTAATGTTTCAAAAAGTGGGATGACCTTAACTGATAAAGGCCTATCCATCTATAAAGGTTTGGAGACGTTTATGGCAGAGCAGACTGGAAACCGTGTGTTAGAAAGAGAATTAGCTAATGTATTAGGAATTGAAAGATGCCTGATTACTCCTGGTGATAGCGATAACGAACCAAAATTAATTGAAAATTTTGGAGAATTAGTCTCAGATTGTTTAGCTACCCAAGTTCCTGATGGTGATAATATCGTTGCAGTAATGGGTGGGACAACAATGGCGACAGTTGCTAGAAATATGCACCATATCGAAACAAGTACAAAACATTACACTTTTGTGCCAGCTAGAGGTGGGATTGGTGAGAAGATTGATATTCAGGCCAACTCAATTAGTGAAAAAATGGCAGAAAAAACTGGTGGGGACTTTAAAGTTCTCTACGTACCAGAACAAGTCAGTCCAGAAACATATGACAACTTATTACTAGAGCCAGCCATACAGCGAGTTCTAATGTTGATTTCTAAATCAAATGTGTTGATTCACAGCATTGGAGAAGCAAGGCATATGGCTAAACGACGTAATATGTCGGTGGATGATTTGACAATGTTATCTGAGAAAAAAGCTGTGGCAGAATCCTTTGGCTATTTCTTTGATAAAGACGGAGAGGTCGTCTATAAAATACCTAGAATAGGACTTCAAATGAAGGACCTTAGACAAATACCTTATGTGATTGCTGTAGCAGGAGGTGCCACAAAAGCACCTGTTATACAAGCATACATAAAAAATGCTCCGAAACAGACGTGGTTAGTCACAGATGAAGGAGCTGCTAATCAGATTTTAAAAGGGGTAACCCTTTAA
- the rpoN gene encoding RNA polymerase factor sigma-54, which yields MRLDQQMRQNQQQKQSQKLVMTQQLQQSINILQYGTDELLSFLENKSLENPLMEVTVETSDYDEKYTSRHIKQQESEKTEWVNQVPDNGLSLFDYLIQQIHLNYRDTSLRTYSLFLVEYIDVNGYLTITLEEACEKTGASPINMLDALTLIQMLEPAGVGARNLQECLLLQIERDDRAPDMAYIIVEEFFEELANRKWLKIEKKFDISLSEIQQIFDYIQKLTPFPGALFDQSTENFVYPDLIIDINKEKRRIDIARTSFGSPKIQFQANYFKEMSQYKDEEVSRFLNERKQEFDWIKKGVDMRGDTILRVGEEIVRRQPEFFLDPAHPLSPMQLKDIAKAIDVHESTVSRAVNGKYLETDFGIFELRSFFTVGLSQKNNGEDVSTQVIKADIQKLIDNEDKKKPLSDQKIADLLTKKELNISRRTIAKYRDELGISASSKRKRFD from the coding sequence ATGCGACTAGATCAACAAATGAGACAGAACCAACAACAAAAACAATCCCAAAAACTTGTGATGACCCAACAATTACAACAATCGATAAATATTTTACAATACGGAACGGATGAACTCTTATCCTTCTTAGAAAATAAATCCCTTGAAAATCCTTTAATGGAAGTCACTGTTGAAACAAGTGATTATGATGAAAAATACACGTCAAGACATATTAAACAACAAGAGAGTGAAAAAACGGAATGGGTGAATCAAGTGCCAGACAATGGTTTATCATTATTTGATTATTTGATTCAGCAAATCCATTTAAATTATAGAGATACTTCTCTTAGAACGTATAGTCTTTTTTTAGTGGAGTACATAGATGTTAATGGTTATTTGACTATTACTTTAGAAGAGGCGTGTGAAAAAACTGGAGCTTCACCAATAAATATGCTAGATGCTTTGACTCTCATTCAGATGCTAGAACCTGCTGGTGTTGGAGCTAGAAATTTACAAGAGTGCTTACTACTTCAAATAGAACGTGATGACCGAGCACCAGATATGGCTTATATCATTGTAGAAGAATTTTTTGAAGAACTAGCGAACCGTAAATGGCTAAAAATTGAAAAGAAATTTGATATTTCTTTAAGTGAGATTCAGCAGATATTTGATTACATCCAAAAATTAACACCTTTTCCAGGTGCTTTATTTGATCAATCAACAGAAAATTTCGTTTACCCAGATTTAATAATTGATATTAATAAAGAGAAGAGACGGATTGACATTGCTAGAACCTCATTTGGCTCACCTAAGATTCAATTTCAAGCTAATTATTTTAAAGAGATGAGTCAATATAAAGATGAAGAAGTTAGTCGCTTTTTAAATGAGAGGAAACAAGAGTTTGATTGGATTAAAAAAGGTGTTGATATGAGAGGGGATACTATTTTAAGAGTAGGAGAGGAGATAGTTCGCAGGCAGCCAGAATTTTTCCTTGATCCAGCCCATCCTCTATCTCCTATGCAGTTAAAAGATATTGCCAAGGCTATTGACGTTCATGAATCAACTGTTAGCCGAGCAGTTAATGGTAAATACTTAGAAACAGATTTTGGCATCTTTGAACTTAGAAGCTTTTTTACAGTTGGCCTATCACAAAAAAATAATGGGGAAGATGTTTCCACACAAGTCATTAAAGCTGATATTCAAAAGTTAATCGACAATGAGGATAAGAAAAAACCATTATCTGATCAAAAAATAGCTGATTTATTAACAAAGAAAGAGTTAAACATATCAAGAAGGACAATCGCTAAGTACCGTGATGAACTAGGGATTAGCGCGTCATCCAAAAGAAAAAGATTTGATTAA
- the clpP gene encoding ATP-dependent Clp endopeptidase proteolytic subunit ClpP: MNLIPTVIEQSARGERAYDIYSRLLKDRIIMLSGPIDDTVANSVIAQLLFLDAQDPEKDIYLYINSPGGSVSAGLAIYDTMNFVKSDVQTIVLGMAASMGSFLLSAGTKGKRFALPNAEIMIHQPLGGAQGQATEIEIAARHILKTRERLNKILAENTGQPIEVIEKDTDRDNFMSAEEAKEYGLIDEVMVNSSGLK; the protein is encoded by the coding sequence ATGAATTTAATACCAACAGTAATCGAGCAATCAGCCCGTGGTGAGCGTGCTTATGATATTTATTCTCGTTTATTAAAAGATAGAATTATTATGTTAAGTGGACCGATTGATGATACAGTAGCAAACTCAGTGATTGCTCAACTTTTATTCTTAGATGCCCAAGACCCAGAGAAAGATATTTACCTATATATTAACTCTCCAGGTGGAAGTGTATCAGCAGGTCTAGCTATTTATGACACAATGAACTTTGTTAAATCAGACGTTCAAACTATAGTTTTAGGAATGGCTGCTTCTATGGGAAGTTTCTTACTATCAGCTGGGACAAAAGGCAAACGTTTTGCTTTACCAAATGCTGAAATTATGATTCACCAACCTTTAGGAGGAGCGCAAGGACAAGCAACTGAAATTGAAATCGCAGCTCGTCACATTTTAAAAACACGTGAGCGTTTAAACAAAATTTTAGCTGAAAATACTGGGCAACCTATTGAAGTCATTGAAAAAGATACAGACCGTGATAACTTTATGTCTGCTGAAGAGGCTAAAGAATATGGTTTAATTGATGAAGTCATGGTGAATAGTAGCGGACTTAAGTAA
- a CDS encoding thioredoxin domain-containing protein — MRQTEVKVNHVTHKTGIKLGNPKAKKVLVEFINVRCPFCRQWWDEKSAFLNELSESGDLLHIIKPFNKEKPGLDMGNIMHQYIPNDKSAIQVIDAIYETQDIWGDLDSFEMVEDYAENTLNLTRQNNDNMLADIVEEANKANVVFVPTVIVGDASFDQKISMVELKDML; from the coding sequence ATGAGACAAACAGAAGTTAAAGTAAATCATGTGACACACAAAACAGGAATTAAACTTGGAAATCCGAAGGCTAAAAAAGTACTAGTTGAATTTATTAACGTTCGCTGTCCTTTTTGTAGACAATGGTGGGACGAAAAATCGGCTTTTTTAAATGAATTAAGTGAATCAGGTGATTTACTCCATATTATTAAGCCGTTCAATAAAGAAAAGCCAGGTCTAGATATGGGTAATATTATGCATCAGTATATTCCAAATGATAAATCAGCTATTCAAGTAATTGATGCTATCTATGAAACTCAAGATATTTGGGGTGACTTAGACTCTTTTGAAATGGTTGAGGATTATGCAGAAAACACATTAAACTTAACTCGTCAAAATAATGACAATATGCTAGCTGATATTGTAGAGGAAGCAAATAAAGCTAATGTCGTTTTTGTTCCAACTGTCATTGTTGGAGATGCCTCTTTTGACCAAAAGATTTCTATGGTAGAATTAAAGGATATGTTATAA
- a CDS encoding hemolysin family protein codes for MEEVNKEKRLHMITLKLIIIALMIWVTAIFVAAEFALVKVRSSKLEALEEQGVKNAALAKHMTHHLDDYLSACQLGITLTTLIIGGIGESTMTLILQPLFSHLPVNRGLTLTLSIVFSYIIITFVEVVVGELLPKSYSIVEPEKVSLAVAKPLHIFYKCMAPFIKFLNFSANRIGRLFGIKMVGESEETLSEEELLQVAKDSFQKGGINKEEYQYLSRVFHFDDRQVKEIMTNRLDMDVIEKGLTISQSIKKMVDSGHSRFPVIDDSKDDILGYVTLAQLVREAYIDPNALVEEFLEKTIFIMENSPIKIVLNMMQVQHKHMAIVVDEYGGTVGLVTIEDIIEEIVGDIQDEVDMETPLIKSLGNNHYIVDGGIELDDFTHLLKLPTLEDPNGNVTLSGYFTSHYGFDITEGFNVTIDDVDYTVLKMSNESVITSFKVIDQRPKKEEHKKTESP; via the coding sequence ATGGAAGAAGTAAATAAAGAAAAGAGGTTACATATGATCACTCTAAAATTAATCATTATTGCCTTAATGATTTGGGTGACAGCTATTTTTGTTGCAGCTGAGTTCGCTCTTGTTAAAGTTAGAAGCTCAAAACTAGAAGCTTTAGAGGAGCAAGGAGTCAAAAATGCTGCACTAGCTAAACACATGACACATCACTTAGATGATTATTTAAGTGCATGTCAGCTTGGTATCACACTGACAACATTAATTATTGGGGGGATTGGTGAGTCTACTATGACACTGATACTACAACCCCTCTTCTCACACCTTCCTGTTAACAGAGGTTTAACATTAACACTATCAATTGTATTTTCTTATATCATTATTACTTTTGTAGAGGTTGTTGTTGGTGAGTTATTACCTAAATCATATAGTATCGTCGAACCTGAAAAAGTTAGTTTAGCTGTAGCTAAACCTTTACACATTTTCTACAAATGCATGGCTCCTTTTATTAAGTTTTTAAATTTTTCTGCCAATCGCATTGGGCGCTTATTTGGTATTAAAATGGTAGGAGAGTCCGAGGAAACTCTATCAGAAGAAGAGTTATTACAAGTAGCTAAAGATAGTTTTCAAAAAGGGGGAATTAATAAAGAAGAATATCAATACTTATCACGTGTGTTTCATTTTGATGACCGCCAAGTAAAAGAAATCATGACTAACAGACTGGATATGGATGTTATTGAAAAAGGCTTGACGATTTCACAATCAATCAAAAAAATGGTCGATAGTGGACACAGTAGGTTTCCTGTTATTGATGATTCAAAAGATGATATTTTAGGCTATGTGACTCTTGCCCAATTAGTTAGAGAAGCCTATATTGATCCAAATGCTTTAGTCGAAGAATTTTTGGAAAAAACAATTTTTATTATGGAAAACTCTCCAATTAAAATTGTTCTAAATATGATGCAAGTTCAACATAAACATATGGCGATTGTAGTTGATGAATACGGTGGAACAGTTGGTCTTGTAACAATCGAAGATATCATTGAAGAAATCGTTGGGGATATTCAAGATGAGGTAGATATGGAAACTCCGTTAATTAAATCTTTAGGTAACAATCACTATATTGTAGATGGTGGGATAGAATTAGATGACTTTACTCATCTTTTAAAATTACCAACGTTAGAAGATCCTAATGGAAATGTGACCTTAAGTGGTTACTTTACTAGTCATTACGGATTTGATATAACAGAAGGATTTAATGTCACCATTGATGATGTTGATTACACGGTACTTAAGATGAGCAATGAGTCAGTTATCACCTCTTTTAAAGTGATTGACCAACGCCCTAAAAAAGAAGAACACAAAAAAACAGAGTCTCCTTAA